The Salvelinus namaycush isolate Seneca chromosome 1, SaNama_1.0, whole genome shotgun sequence genome has a window encoding:
- the LOC120056930 gene encoding rhombotin-1-like: MCFGVPMLSVQPKGKQKGCAGCNRKIKDRYLLKALDKYWHEDCLKCACCDCRLGEVGSTLYTKANLILCRRDYLRLFGTTGNCAACSKLIPAFEMVMRARDNVYHLDCFACQLCNQRFCVGDKFFLKNNMILCQMDYEEGQLNGSFETQVQ, translated from the exons aTGTGCTTTG GTGTGCCGATGCTCTCCGTCCAGCCCAAAGGGAAACAGAAGGGGTGCGCTGGCTGCAATCGCAAGATTAAAGACCGCTACCTGCTCAAGGCCCTGGACAAATACTGGCACGAGGACTGTCTGAAATGTGCCTGCTGCGACTGTCGCCTGGGGGAGGTGGGCTCCACCCTCTACACGAAAGCCAACCTCATCCTCTGTCGCAGGGACTACCTGAG GCTCTTTGGTACAACAGGGAACTGCGCTGCCTGCAGTAAACTGATCCCAGCCTTTGAAATGGTGATGAGAGCCAGAGATAATGTTTACCATTTGGACTGTTTTGCCTGTCAGCTTTGTAACCagag GTTTTGTGTGGGGGACAAGTTTTTCCTTAAGAACAACATGATTCTGTGTCAGATGGACTATGAGGAGGGCCAGCTGAACGGCAGCTTTGAGACGCAGGTTCAATAG